The Streptomyces spororaveus genome includes a region encoding these proteins:
- the whiA gene encoding DNA-binding protein WhiA: MAMTPAVKDEISRLPVTRTCCRKAEVSAILRFAGGLHLVSGRIVIEAELDTGIAARRLRKDILEIFGHSSDLVVMAPGGLRRGSRYVVRVVAGGDQLARQTGLVDGRGRPIRGLPPQVVSGATCDAEAAWRGAFLAHGSLTEPGRSSSLEVTCPGPEAALALVGAARRLSIAAKAREVRGVDRVVVRDGDAIGALLTRLGAHESVLAWEERRMRREVRATANRLANFDDANLRRSARAAVAAGARVQRALEILGEEVPEHLAAAGRLRMEHKQASLEELGALADPPLTKDAVAGRIRRLLAMADKRAQDLGIPGTESNLDLSEEMADNMAG; encoded by the coding sequence ATGGCGATGACGCCTGCGGTGAAGGATGAGATCTCCCGCCTGCCCGTCACCCGGACCTGCTGCAGGAAGGCGGAGGTCTCGGCGATCCTTCGGTTCGCGGGCGGCCTGCACCTGGTGAGCGGCCGCATCGTCATCGAGGCGGAGCTCGACACCGGGATCGCCGCCAGACGCCTGCGCAAGGACATCCTGGAGATCTTCGGCCATTCCTCGGACCTCGTGGTGATGGCCCCCGGCGGACTGCGCCGCGGCAGCCGCTACGTGGTCCGCGTCGTGGCCGGCGGTGACCAGCTCGCGCGTCAGACGGGCCTCGTGGACGGCCGCGGCCGCCCGATCCGGGGTCTTCCCCCGCAGGTGGTCTCCGGGGCCACCTGTGACGCGGAGGCGGCCTGGCGCGGCGCCTTCCTGGCCCACGGCTCGCTCACCGAGCCGGGCCGGTCCTCCTCTCTGGAGGTCACCTGCCCCGGCCCGGAGGCCGCCCTGGCCCTGGTGGGCGCCGCCCGCAGGCTGTCCATCGCCGCCAAGGCGCGCGAGGTGCGCGGAGTGGACCGGGTCGTGGTCCGCGACGGCGACGCGATCGGAGCGCTGCTGACCCGGCTCGGCGCGCACGAGTCGGTGCTGGCCTGGGAGGAGCGGCGGATGCGGCGCGAGGTGCGCGCCACCGCCAACCGCCTCGCCAACTTCGACGATGCCAACCTGCGCCGCTCGGCACGGGCCGCGGTGGCCGCCGGAGCCCGCGTGCAGCGCGCGCTGGAGATCCTCGGCGAGGAGGTCCCCGAGCACCTGGCCGCGGCAGGCCGGCTGCGCATGGAGCACAAGCAGGCCTCCCTGGAGGAGCTGGGCGCGCTCGCCGACCCGCCGCTGACCAAGGACGCGGTCGCCGGCCGGATCCGCCGGCTGCTGGCGATGGCCGACAAGCGTGCCCAGGATCTCGGCATCCCGGGCACCGAGTCGAACCTCGACCTCAGCGAGGAGATGGCCGACAACATGGCCGGTTAG
- a CDS encoding gluconeogenesis factor YvcK family protein, whose translation MTARTPRLSRLRRLTPGRGEDGAGRSGRSGRRRGATPKVVALGGGQGLSASLAALRRITGDLTAVVTVADDGGSSGRLREELGVLPPGDLRKALAALCGDDDWGQTWARVIQHRFQSEGDLHGHAVGNLLIVALWEQLGDPVQALDLVGKLLGAQGRVLPMSAVPLELQALVRGHDPARPEDVDTVRGQATVALTPGEVLSVQVVPSDPPAVPEAVAAVLDADWVVLGPGSWFSSVIPHLLVPELLDALMETKARRVLSLNLAPQPGETEGFSPQRHLEVLARHAPKLALDVVLADEAAVPDRESLADAAKRFGAAVELAPVARQDGSPKHDPELLAAAYDRIFRMHGRIGPWR comes from the coding sequence GTGACCGCACGGACCCCGCGGCTGAGCCGCCTGCGCCGTCTCACCCCGGGACGGGGCGAGGACGGCGCGGGCCGCTCCGGCCGCTCCGGCCGCCGGCGCGGCGCCACGCCCAAGGTGGTGGCGCTCGGCGGCGGCCAGGGCCTGTCGGCCTCCCTCGCCGCCCTGCGCCGGATCACCGGTGACCTCACCGCCGTGGTCACCGTCGCCGACGACGGCGGCTCCAGCGGCCGGCTCCGGGAGGAGCTCGGCGTGCTCCCGCCCGGCGACCTGCGCAAGGCGCTGGCCGCGCTGTGCGGTGACGACGACTGGGGCCAGACCTGGGCCCGGGTCATCCAGCACCGCTTCCAGTCCGAGGGCGATCTGCACGGGCATGCCGTCGGCAACCTGCTGATCGTCGCCCTCTGGGAGCAGCTCGGCGACCCCGTCCAGGCCCTCGACCTGGTCGGGAAGCTGCTCGGCGCGCAGGGCCGCGTGCTGCCGATGTCGGCGGTGCCGCTGGAGCTCCAGGCCCTGGTCAGGGGCCACGACCCGGCCCGCCCCGAGGACGTGGACACCGTCCGCGGGCAGGCCACGGTGGCGCTGACCCCGGGCGAGGTGCTCTCCGTACAGGTCGTGCCGAGCGACCCGCCGGCCGTGCCGGAGGCCGTCGCCGCGGTCCTGGACGCCGACTGGGTGGTGCTCGGTCCGGGGTCCTGGTTCTCCTCCGTCATTCCGCACCTGCTGGTGCCGGAACTGCTGGACGCGCTGATGGAGACGAAGGCCCGGCGGGTGCTCTCGCTGAACCTCGCGCCGCAGCCCGGCGAAACAGAGGGCTTCTCTCCGCAGCGTCATTTGGAGGTTTTGGCCCGACACGCCCCTAAACTCGCCCTGGACGTGGTGCTGGCCGACGAGGCCGCCGTGCCCGACCGCGAGTCCCTCGCCGATGCCGCGAAACGGTTCGGTGCCGCGGTCGAGCTGGCCCCCGTGGCCAGGCAGGACGGCTCTCCGAAGCACGACCCGGAGCTGCTGGCCGCCGCGTACGACCGTATTTTTCGGATGCATGGAAGGATCGGCCCATGGCGATGA
- a CDS encoding papain-like cysteine protease family protein produces the protein MRNRNRRHSPAACLTAVLTSLLFALPLGTGTAAAAEAGTDSALAAKRLNITMQAQQKTNWCWAAGGNTIATWFGRNHSQNQFCNAAFNRQQGSECPNNQATLGNVQTGLRWTGINPGSYVSGWLQYSTVQTEINADRPVETRIQWSNGGGHMHVLYGYDTASNWVYWGDPWPSSDRYNWASHAWYVNNSTFSWTHSLYRIGA, from the coding sequence ATGCGCAACCGAAACCGGCGGCATTCCCCAGCCGCCTGTCTCACCGCCGTGCTCACATCCCTGCTGTTCGCCCTGCCCCTCGGCACCGGCACCGCCGCCGCTGCCGAGGCCGGCACCGACTCCGCCCTCGCCGCCAAGCGCCTGAACATCACCATGCAGGCGCAGCAGAAGACCAACTGGTGCTGGGCCGCCGGCGGCAACACCATCGCCACCTGGTTCGGCCGGAACCACAGCCAGAACCAGTTCTGCAACGCCGCCTTCAACCGCCAGCAGGGCAGCGAATGCCCCAACAACCAGGCCACCCTGGGCAACGTCCAGACCGGACTGCGCTGGACCGGGATCAACCCCGGCTCGTACGTCAGCGGCTGGCTCCAGTACTCCACCGTCCAGACGGAGATCAACGCCGACCGGCCGGTCGAGACCCGCATCCAGTGGTCGAACGGCGGCGGCCACATGCACGTCCTCTACGGCTACGACACCGCGAGCAACTGGGTCTACTGGGGCGATCCCTGGCCCTCCAGCGACCGCTACAACTGGGCCTCGCACGCCTGGTACGTGAACAACAGCACCTTCTCCTGGACCCACTCCCTCTACCGGATCGGGGCGTGA
- the uvrC gene encoding excinuclease ABC subunit UvrC, with product MADPSSYRPEPGQIPDSPGVYKFRDEHRRVIYVGKAKSLRQRLASYFQDIAGLHPRTATMVTTAASVEWTVVSTEVEALQLEYSWIKEYDPRFNVKYRDDKSYPSLAVTLNEEYPRVQVMRGPKKKGVRYFGPYGHAWAIRETVDLMLRVFPVRTCSAGVFKRSAQIGRPCLLGYIGKCSAPCVGKVTPEEHRELAEDFCDFMAGRTGTYLSRLEKEMHAAAEDMEYEKAARLRDDIGALRRAMEKNAVVLADATDADLIAVAEDELEAAVQIFHVRGGRVRGQRGWVTDKVEAVDTAGLVEHALQQLYGEEKGEAVPKEVLVPALPEDTPTLNQWLAERRGSQVSLRIPQRGDKKALMETVHRNALQSLALHKTKRASDLTTRSRALEEIAEALDLDSAPLRIECFDISHLQGDDVVASMVVFEDGLARKSEYRRFQIKTFEGQDDVRSMHEVVSRRFRRYLQEKLKTGEWDPEDAEDAAREVAEDDGRPKRFAYPPQLVVVDGGQPQVAAAKRALEELGIDDVAVCGLAKRLEEVWLPGEDDPVVLPRTSEGLYLLQRVRDEAHRFAIQYQRNKRGKRLKSGPLDEVPGLGESRKQALIKHFGSVKKLRQATIDQICEVPGIGRKTAETVAAALAQAVPAGPAVNTATGEIIEDETPAPAGASSERGTEQ from the coding sequence ATGGCCGACCCTTCCAGTTACCGCCCCGAGCCGGGACAGATCCCGGACTCCCCGGGTGTCTACAAGTTCCGCGACGAGCACCGCCGGGTGATCTACGTCGGGAAGGCCAAGAGCCTGCGCCAGCGCCTGGCCAGCTACTTCCAGGACATCGCCGGCCTGCACCCCCGTACAGCCACCATGGTGACCACGGCCGCCTCCGTCGAGTGGACCGTGGTGTCCACCGAGGTCGAGGCGCTCCAGCTGGAGTACTCCTGGATCAAGGAGTACGACCCCCGGTTCAACGTCAAGTACCGGGACGACAAGAGCTACCCCTCCCTCGCCGTCACCCTGAACGAGGAGTACCCGAGGGTCCAGGTCATGCGGGGGCCCAAGAAGAAGGGCGTGCGCTACTTCGGTCCGTACGGGCACGCCTGGGCGATCCGCGAGACCGTCGACCTGATGCTCCGGGTCTTCCCGGTACGGACCTGCTCCGCGGGCGTGTTCAAGCGCTCCGCCCAGATCGGCCGCCCCTGCCTGCTCGGCTACATCGGCAAGTGCTCCGCCCCCTGCGTCGGCAAGGTCACCCCCGAGGAACACCGCGAACTGGCCGAGGACTTCTGTGACTTCATGGCCGGCCGCACCGGCACCTACCTCTCCCGGCTGGAGAAGGAGATGCACGCGGCGGCCGAGGACATGGAGTACGAGAAGGCCGCCCGGCTGCGCGACGACATCGGGGCGCTGCGCCGGGCCATGGAGAAGAACGCCGTGGTGCTCGCCGACGCCACCGACGCCGACCTGATCGCCGTGGCCGAGGACGAGCTCGAAGCGGCGGTGCAGATCTTCCACGTCCGCGGCGGCCGGGTCCGCGGCCAGCGCGGCTGGGTCACCGACAAGGTGGAGGCCGTCGACACGGCCGGGCTCGTCGAGCACGCCCTCCAGCAGCTGTACGGGGAGGAGAAGGGCGAGGCCGTGCCCAAGGAGGTGCTGGTCCCGGCCCTCCCCGAGGACACGCCGACGCTGAACCAGTGGCTCGCCGAGCGCCGGGGGTCCCAGGTCAGCCTGCGGATACCGCAGCGCGGCGACAAGAAGGCCCTCATGGAGACCGTCCACCGCAACGCGCTCCAGTCCCTCGCCCTGCACAAGACCAAGCGCGCCAGCGACCTCACCACCCGCTCCCGGGCCCTGGAGGAGATCGCCGAGGCCCTGGACCTCGACAGCGCCCCGCTGCGCATCGAGTGCTTCGACATCTCGCACCTCCAGGGTGACGACGTCGTCGCGTCCATGGTCGTCTTCGAGGACGGCCTGGCCCGCAAGAGCGAGTACCGGCGCTTCCAGATCAAGACCTTCGAGGGGCAGGACGACGTCCGCTCGATGCACGAGGTGGTCTCCCGGCGCTTCCGCCGCTATCTCCAGGAGAAGCTCAAGACGGGCGAGTGGGACCCCGAGGACGCCGAGGACGCGGCCCGGGAGGTAGCCGAGGACGACGGGCGGCCCAAGCGGTTCGCCTACCCGCCCCAGCTCGTGGTGGTCGACGGCGGGCAGCCGCAGGTCGCGGCCGCCAAGCGGGCCCTGGAGGAGCTCGGGATCGACGACGTCGCCGTGTGCGGCCTGGCCAAGCGCCTGGAGGAGGTCTGGCTGCCCGGCGAGGACGACCCGGTCGTGCTCCCGCGCACCAGCGAGGGCCTCTACCTGCTCCAGCGGGTCCGTGACGAAGCCCACCGGTTCGCGATCCAGTACCAGCGCAACAAGCGGGGCAAGCGCCTGAAATCCGGCCCCCTGGACGAGGTGCCCGGCCTCGGCGAGAGCCGCAAGCAGGCCCTGATCAAGCACTTCGGTTCGGTGAAGAAGCTGAGACAGGCGACAATCGACCAGATCTGCGAGGTCCCGGGCATAGGCCGTAAGACGGCCGAGACCGTGGCCGCGGCCCTCGCCCAGGCGGTTCCCGCTGGTCCTGCCGTCAACACGGCGACAGGAGAGATCATTGAGGATGAGACCCCCGCGCCAGCGGGAGCATCGTCCGAACGGGGGACCGAGCAATGA
- the rapZ gene encoding RNase adapter RapZ yields the protein MTEHETAHDRDGAQVSTGTTVEPGETAEAAIPELVIISGMSGAGRSTAAKCLEDLGWFVVDNLPPALIPTMVELGARSQGNVARIAVVVDVRGRQFFDALRESLADLDSKGVTRRIVFLESSDDALVRRFESVRRPHPLQGDGRITDGIAAERDLLRELRGDADLVIDTSSLNVHELRAKMDAQFAGDEEPELRATVMSFGYKYGLPVDADLVVDCRFIPNPHWVPELRPFTGLNEEVSGYVFSQPGAKEFLDRYTELLQLIATGYRREGKRYVTIAVGCTGGKHRSVAMSEKLAARLASEGVETVVVHRDMGRE from the coding sequence ATGACCGAGCACGAGACCGCGCACGACCGAGACGGAGCACAGGTGAGTACGGGCACGACAGTGGAGCCCGGCGAGACCGCCGAGGCGGCCATCCCCGAGCTGGTGATCATCTCCGGCATGTCCGGGGCCGGCCGCAGTACGGCGGCGAAGTGTCTGGAGGACCTCGGCTGGTTCGTCGTCGACAACCTCCCCCCGGCCCTGATCCCGACCATGGTCGAGCTCGGCGCCCGCTCCCAGGGCAACGTGGCGCGCATCGCCGTCGTCGTCGACGTCCGCGGCCGCCAGTTCTTCGACGCCCTGCGCGAGTCCCTCGCCGATCTCGACAGCAAGGGCGTCACCCGCCGCATCGTCTTCCTGGAGTCCTCCGACGACGCGCTGGTCCGCCGCTTCGAGTCGGTCCGCCGCCCGCACCCGCTCCAGGGCGACGGGCGCATCACCGACGGCATCGCCGCCGAGCGCGACCTGCTGCGCGAGCTGCGCGGCGACGCCGACCTGGTGATCGACACCTCCAGCCTGAACGTGCACGAGCTGCGCGCCAAGATGGACGCCCAGTTCGCCGGGGACGAGGAGCCCGAGCTGCGGGCCACCGTCATGTCCTTCGGCTACAAGTACGGCCTCCCCGTCGACGCCGACCTCGTCGTCGACTGCCGGTTCATCCCCAACCCGCACTGGGTCCCGGAGCTGCGCCCCTTCACCGGGCTCAACGAGGAGGTGTCGGGGTACGTCTTCAGCCAGCCCGGCGCCAAGGAGTTCCTCGACCGCTACACCGAGCTGCTCCAGCTCATCGCCACCGGCTACCGCCGCGAGGGCAAGCGGTACGTGACCATCGCGGTCGGCTGCACGGGCGGCAAGCACCGCAGCGTGGCCATGTCCGAGAAGCTCGCCGCCCGCCTCGCCTCCGAGGGAGTCGAGACCGTCGTAGTCCACCGGGACATGGGGCGCGAGTGA
- a CDS encoding Rieske (2Fe-2S) protein translates to MSAPQSPARRTVLKGAAALAGATGAGVTLAACSTESRSGGHTPATPTAPVDLGAAADVPVGGAKLYRENKLIVSCPAEGQYKAFSAQCTHAGCVLDKIVEGEGNCPCHGSRFDVTTGKVLRGPASDPLPAVPVRAENGKLVAG, encoded by the coding sequence ATGTCCGCGCCGCAGTCGCCCGCCCGCCGTACCGTCCTCAAGGGCGCCGCCGCGCTCGCCGGGGCCACGGGCGCCGGAGTGACCCTGGCCGCCTGTTCCACCGAGAGCCGCAGCGGGGGCCACACCCCCGCCACCCCCACCGCGCCGGTGGACCTGGGGGCCGCGGCCGATGTCCCGGTGGGCGGCGCGAAGCTGTACCGGGAGAACAAGCTGATCGTCAGCTGCCCGGCGGAGGGCCAGTACAAGGCGTTCAGCGCCCAGTGCACACACGCCGGCTGCGTCCTGGACAAGATCGTCGAGGGTGAGGGGAACTGCCCCTGCCACGGCAGCCGCTTCGACGTGACGACCGGCAAGGTCCTGCGCGGCCCCGCCTCCGACCCGCTGCCCGCCGTCCCGGTCCGGGCCGAGAACGGCAAGCTCGTCGCGGGCTGA
- a CDS encoding carbohydrate kinase family protein: protein MIVVGGEALIDLVPAARPPGALLPRPGGGPYNTALALGRLGAEVAFCSRVSSDGFGESLLAGLRAAGVDLSLVQRGPEPTTLAVPSLAPDGSASYGFYVEGTADRLFTLPPALPDGVRALALGTCSLVLEPGASAYEALLRREYRRGVLTLLDPNIRPALIADPAAYRARFREHLLPHTSVLKLSEEDAAWLGGRVEDWLAAGPSAVVLTRGAAGLTVWTREGAQYSAAARPVEVADTIGAGDTVNAALLHRLAAAPGHPVDWPEVLAHAAHAAALTCTRAGAEPPFAAEL from the coding sequence GTGATCGTCGTCGGCGGAGAAGCCCTCATCGACCTGGTGCCCGCGGCGCGGCCGCCGGGCGCGCTGCTGCCCCGGCCGGGCGGCGGACCGTACAACACCGCGCTCGCGCTCGGGCGGCTCGGCGCCGAGGTGGCCTTCTGCTCCCGGGTCTCCTCGGACGGCTTCGGCGAGAGCCTGCTGGCCGGACTGCGGGCGGCCGGGGTGGACCTGTCGCTGGTCCAGCGCGGACCGGAGCCGACCACCCTCGCCGTGCCCTCCCTGGCCCCGGACGGCTCGGCCTCGTACGGCTTCTACGTCGAGGGCACGGCGGACCGGCTGTTCACGCTGCCGCCCGCCCTCCCCGACGGGGTACGGGCCCTCGCGCTCGGGACCTGCTCGCTGGTCCTCGAACCGGGCGCGAGCGCGTACGAGGCCCTGCTGCGCCGGGAGTACCGGCGCGGGGTGCTGACCCTGCTGGACCCCAACATCCGGCCGGCGCTGATCGCGGACCCGGCGGCGTACCGCGCGCGCTTCCGGGAGCACCTGCTGCCGCACACGAGCGTGCTCAAGCTCTCGGAGGAAGACGCGGCCTGGCTGGGGGGCCGGGTCGAGGACTGGCTGGCGGCCGGCCCGTCGGCGGTGGTGCTGACCCGGGGCGCGGCGGGCCTGACGGTGTGGACGAGGGAGGGCGCGCAGTACTCGGCGGCGGCCCGCCCGGTCGAGGTCGCGGACACGATCGGGGCGGGCGACACCGTCAATGCCGCCCTGCTGCACCGGCTCGCCGCCGCGCCGGGCCACCCGGTGGACTGGCCGGAGGTGTTGGCGCACGCCGCCCACGCGGCGGCCCTGACCTGTACCCGGGCGGGCGCGGAGCCGCCGTTTGCGGCGGAGCTCTGA